A window of Solanum stenotomum isolate F172 chromosome 3, ASM1918654v1, whole genome shotgun sequence contains these coding sequences:
- the LOC125859005 gene encoding uncharacterized protein LOC125859005 gives MREAKVLEFINLCQGNMNVKEYALKFTHLSRYAPTIVADPRARMSKFISGVSEMVVKECRTTMLINDMDISRLMVHTQQIEEEKLKERSREAKRVKTDDGNFTHSRCGRKHEGKCLADTDGCFGCGKNGHKMKDCPKLAAKGREVNKLCLVVRGLVSQRKTDSMHFILVVNKRVLPMWLPVC, from the exons atgagggaggcaaaggtgCTCGAATTCATCAATCTTTGTCAAGGAAATATGAAtgtgaaggaatatgctttgaagtttacgcatttgtctagatatgctccTACTATTGTTGCCGAtcctagggcaaggatgagtaagttcatTTCGGGAGTGTCCGAGATGGTGGTTAAGGAATGTCGTACCACTATGCTTATCAAtgatatggacatttctcgtctcATGGTGCATactcaacaaattgaagaggagaaacttaaggaaaggtCTAGGGAGGCAAAGAGGGTTAAGACCGATGATGGTAACTTCACACActcaag gtgtggaaGAAAGCACGAGGGTAAATGCTTAGCCGACACGGATGGTTGCTTTGGTTGTGGAAAGAATGGTCATAAGATGAAGGATTGTCCAAAGCTTGCAGCTAAAGGGAGAGAAGTAAACAAGCTCTGTCTAGTGGTTCGGGGTCTAGTGTCACAAAGAAAAACTGATTCTATGCACTTCATACTTgtggtgaacaagagggttctcccaaTGTGGTTACCAGTATGTTAA